A stretch of the Planctomycetota bacterium genome encodes the following:
- the frr gene encoding ribosome recycling factor, translated as MSTDPDTILLEAEDAMKKGVDYLKQELRGVRSGRASTALIEFLKVDYYGASTELKSLAAISVPEPTQLLIKPYDQGAIGEIRKAIETSDLGLSPVVEDKSVRVSVPTLSADRRQQLVARCKKMGEEAKVVLRNARRDANKHADSLKTGEGHISEDEVKILKDEIQELLKKHEAEIDQRVADKSKEVLEV; from the coding sequence ATGTCGACCGACCCCGACACCATCCTGCTCGAGGCCGAGGACGCCATGAAGAAGGGCGTGGACTACCTCAAGCAGGAGCTCCGCGGCGTCCGCAGCGGCCGCGCGAGCACCGCCCTCATCGAGTTCCTCAAGGTGGACTACTACGGCGCGAGCACCGAGCTCAAGTCGCTGGCGGCCATCAGCGTGCCCGAGCCCACGCAGCTGCTCATCAAGCCCTACGACCAGGGTGCCATCGGCGAGATCCGCAAGGCCATCGAGACCTCCGACCTGGGCCTCTCTCCCGTGGTCGAGGACAAGAGCGTCCGCGTCAGCGTGCCGACGCTCTCGGCCGACCGGCGCCAGCAACTGGTCGCCCGATGCAAGAAGATGGGCGAGGAGGCCAAGGTCGTGCTCCGCAACGCGCGGCGGGACGCCAACAAGCACGCCGACTCGCTCAAGACCGGCGAGGGACACATCTCCGAGGACGAGGTGAAGATCCTCAAGGATGAGATACAGGAGCTGCTCAAGAAGCACGAGGCCGAGATCGACCAGCGCGTGGCCGACAAGAGCAAGGAAGTCCTGGAGGTCTAG
- the pyrH gene encoding UMP kinase — MSTLSEPAESEQPATRAGEQRYSRVLLKLSGEAFGSQGTGVTVDHLVGISQEVRQAASQGVQLAIVVGGGNIIRGATLAQAGLVQRATADHMGMLGTVINALAMREALLAVGVESRVMSAIEIRAVAEPFIRSRAIRHLEKGRVVILAGGTGNPYFSTDTCASLRAMELGCELLLKGTKVDGVYSADPAKDPAAERFDTLTFAEALDRGLGVMDMTALAMCREHGMPVVVFDFKKPGNIAAVVRGEAIGTRLTAG, encoded by the coding sequence ATGTCGACCCTCAGCGAGCCAGCCGAGTCCGAGCAGCCGGCCACCCGCGCCGGCGAGCAGCGGTACTCGCGGGTCCTGCTGAAGCTGAGCGGCGAGGCCTTCGGCAGCCAGGGCACGGGCGTCACGGTCGATCACCTCGTGGGCATCAGCCAGGAGGTCCGCCAGGCGGCCTCGCAGGGCGTGCAACTCGCGATTGTCGTGGGTGGGGGCAACATCATCCGCGGCGCCACGCTCGCGCAGGCGGGCCTGGTCCAGCGGGCGACCGCGGACCACATGGGCATGCTGGGCACGGTGATCAACGCGCTGGCGATGCGGGAGGCGCTGCTGGCCGTCGGCGTCGAGAGCCGCGTGATGAGCGCCATCGAAATCCGAGCCGTCGCCGAGCCGTTCATCCGCAGCCGGGCGATCCGCCACCTGGAGAAGGGCCGCGTGGTCATCCTCGCGGGCGGCACGGGCAACCCGTACTTCTCGACGGACACCTGCGCCTCGCTCCGGGCCATGGAGCTGGGTTGCGAGCTGCTGCTCAAGGGCACGAAGGTCGACGGCGTGTACTCCGCCGACCCGGCCAAGGACCCCGCCGCCGAGCGCTTCGACACGCTGACCTTCGCCGAGGCGCTCGATCGGGGCCTGGGCGTGATGGACATGACCGCGCTGGCGATGTGCCGCGAGCACGGCATGCCGGTGGTCGTGTTCGATTTCAAGAAGCCCGGCAACATCGCCGCCGTCGTGCGGGGCGAGGCCATCGGGACCAGGCTGACCGCGGGCTGA
- a CDS encoding vWA domain-containing protein, with the protein MDQTTPNSTAPPDAHADRDADELRPGLVAWVRRHKVPVLVTSASISLLVHLVFGIIAALWMMNRPPAQIGSAQPEVEFAVMTDAELAQIAQADLELDAPDASDSAAALELSAELDLGELEVDLSELTDSIGDVTLQLGGGDVEGLGLGVGESVGAGASFFGVEARGNRFAFVVDISGSMRLDGKLEAMKAELIRSLSALFTSSNFFVIFYSGGAFPLGGRGVDWVEATDSGKAWARSNVLRVEANGPTFPLGAFEELLRLDPRPDAIYFMTDGEFQDQQADGILNVFRRIEAPIHCITFGSREGEAIMRRIATSTRGTYTHVEGPRG; encoded by the coding sequence ATGGACCAGACCACCCCCAATAGCACCGCCCCCCCGGACGCCCACGCGGACCGCGACGCCGACGAACTGCGGCCCGGACTGGTTGCATGGGTGCGCCGCCACAAGGTTCCTGTGCTGGTTACCAGCGCCTCGATCTCGCTGCTCGTGCATCTGGTCTTTGGCATCATCGCGGCGCTGTGGATGATGAACCGCCCGCCCGCGCAGATCGGCTCGGCCCAGCCCGAGGTCGAGTTCGCGGTCATGACCGACGCCGAGCTGGCCCAGATCGCGCAGGCCGACCTGGAGCTGGACGCCCCCGACGCCTCGGACTCCGCTGCCGCCCTGGAGCTGTCGGCCGAGCTGGACCTCGGTGAACTCGAGGTCGACCTCTCGGAGCTGACCGATTCCATCGGCGACGTCACGCTGCAGCTGGGCGGCGGCGACGTCGAGGGCCTGGGCCTGGGCGTCGGCGAGAGCGTCGGGGCGGGCGCGAGCTTCTTCGGCGTCGAGGCCCGCGGCAACCGCTTCGCCTTCGTCGTCGACATCTCCGGATCCATGCGGCTGGACGGCAAGCTCGAGGCCATGAAGGCCGAGCTCATCCGCTCGCTCTCGGCCCTCTTCACCTCGTCGAACTTCTTCGTGATCTTCTACAGCGGCGGAGCGTTCCCGCTCGGCGGCCGCGGCGTGGACTGGGTGGAGGCCACCGACAGCGGCAAGGCCTGGGCCCGCTCCAACGTCCTCCGCGTGGAGGCCAACGGGCCGACCTTCCCGCTGGGCGCCTTCGAGGAATTGCTGCGGCTCGACCCGAGGCCCGACGCCATCTACTTCATGACCGACGGCGAGTTCCAGGACCAGCAGGCCGACGGCATCCTCAACGTCTTCCGCCGCATCGAGGCACCCATCCACTGCATCACCTTCGGCAGCCGCGAGGGCGAGGCGATCATGCGCCGCATCGCGACGAGCACCCGGGGCACCTACACGCACGTCGAGGGCCCACGCGGATGA
- a CDS encoding MotA/TolQ/ExbB proton channel family protein, whose translation MSRFAEAIAAPSTDWIAHAGGLLAQADAAGASAAGEDGKTLLEHILSGGPIGIVIIVLSFSAVLMAVWLFVEIRYERLAPARVREGLSRLLMANDVRGALAFCQAEENQCLLARMFAAALTRCLRSPFGLLELRSALEESGQERFAQLHRKTDPMGLIAAVAPMLGLLGTVVGLVGAFETLSVSEGVRPEALASSISVALITTVLGLIVAIPCTAMHTFFRNRVDSLAQRLAEVTEELAACIQSAKPGGGQARPQQRPAGAPQQPQPVASGS comes from the coding sequence ATGAGCCGTTTCGCCGAGGCGATCGCCGCCCCATCGACCGACTGGATCGCCCACGCCGGCGGGCTGCTGGCCCAGGCCGACGCCGCCGGTGCGTCCGCCGCCGGCGAGGACGGCAAGACGCTGCTCGAGCACATCCTCTCGGGCGGGCCCATCGGCATCGTGATCATCGTGCTGTCCTTCTCGGCGGTGCTGATGGCGGTGTGGCTGTTCGTCGAGATCCGCTACGAGCGGCTCGCGCCCGCCCGCGTCCGCGAGGGGCTCAGCCGGCTGCTGATGGCCAACGACGTCCGCGGCGCGCTCGCCTTCTGCCAGGCCGAGGAGAACCAGTGCCTGCTGGCCCGCATGTTCGCCGCGGCGCTGACGCGGTGCCTCCGCTCGCCCTTCGGCCTGCTCGAGCTGCGCTCCGCCCTCGAGGAATCGGGACAGGAGCGCTTCGCGCAGCTGCACCGCAAGACCGACCCGATGGGGCTGATCGCCGCCGTCGCGCCCATGCTCGGGCTGCTCGGTACCGTCGTTGGCCTCGTGGGCGCCTTCGAGACGCTGAGCGTCAGCGAGGGCGTGCGGCCCGAGGCGCTCGCGTCGAGCATCTCGGTGGCGCTCATCACCACGGTGCTCGGGCTGATCGTCGCCATCCCCTGCACCGCGATGCACACCTTCTTCCGCAATCGCGTGGATTCGCTCGCGCAACGGCTCGCCGAGGTCACCGAGGAGCTGGCGGCCTGCATCCAGTCGGCCAAGCCGGGCGGCGGACAGGCCCGCCCGCAGCAGCGTCCCGCTGGCGCGCCCCAGCAGCCACAGCCGGTCGCCAGCGGCTCGTGA
- a CDS encoding biopolymer transporter ExbD, whose protein sequence is MNIALPPSRPRLKLDMTPMIDVVLLVIIFFLYTARFAEVSRTSVDLPDEPGTAEAAADPDAVLVDVRADGRFLMNGRVVSLERVIEIVGEQADRAGGPERIRVLLRADRAAPAGPVNEMARRLTRMGVRQWSHATIDISGRG, encoded by the coding sequence TTGAACATCGCCCTGCCCCCATCCCGGCCCCGGCTGAAGCTGGACATGACGCCGATGATCGACGTCGTGCTGCTGGTGATCATCTTCTTCCTCTACACCGCCCGCTTCGCCGAGGTCAGCCGCACGAGCGTCGACCTGCCGGATGAGCCCGGCACCGCCGAGGCCGCCGCCGACCCCGACGCGGTGCTCGTCGACGTGCGGGCCGACGGCCGCTTCCTGATGAACGGCCGCGTGGTGTCGCTGGAGCGGGTCATCGAGATCGTGGGCGAGCAGGCCGATCGCGCGGGCGGGCCCGAGCGCATCCGCGTGCTGCTGCGGGCCGACCGCGCCGCGCCCGCCGGCCCGGTCAACGAGATGGCACGGCGGCTGACGCGGATGGGCGTCCGACAGTGGAGCCACGCGACCATCGACATCTCGGGCCGGGGCTGA